One window of Thermocoleostomius sinensis A174 genomic DNA carries:
- a CDS encoding NAD(P)/FAD-dependent oxidoreductase, translating into MKQILYLEVPTPDTAAVRQWLQQQFQPALTSRSTEKQVTPDGCRLRFLRNTHQSTQISEKRKPLAEKLSPEELSIFTWSVQRTTYLKVFRWSEQSVAQEAQLLAQLTQELRSQFPQRYPAPPTLDLTKQSIFEALAPYYPKTAKYFRSIPNGEYDLTRVYWWEQRWRSGVQQPQSPKQVIFKADERSPADRLTPVSLDSSHLYDLIYIGGALGVIHAAVMAQLGYRVLLIERLPFGRMNREWNISRQEFQTLIDLGLFTPAEFETVIACEYEDGFNKFFDANNPPQAKAPVLHTPTVLNIALDAEKLLQLCGEKLRSAGGEIWDETEFNQAETSPNSVTVETVHLPTQTTRVAIGRILVDAMGTASPIAWQLNHGRAFDSVCPTVGAVIDGGFEPGVWDSRYGDVLNSHGDISRGRQLIWELFPGKGEELTFYLFHYHQVHPDNPGSLLEMYEDFFTILPEYRRCEVEKLRWKKATFGYIPGHFSIRGNDRRVAFDRLVAIGDAASLQSPLVFTGFGSLVRNLPRLTELLDTALRHNLTQAKYLNQIRAYQSNIAVTWLFSKGMMVPTGRTLPPERVNAMLNTFFGILASESPQVADRFIKDRAGWLPFNRMAIKAAAKNPALLLWIWDMAGRRDLIRWVGSYINFTVSAMISWLLRWLPDRVRSLQTWLEPRNPALWFWLLSQSYALTYGVGKPRPEWIQHQRQWQSPETPPIVANPVTNPVVNSTIQLEE; encoded by the coding sequence ATGAAACAAATTCTTTATCTCGAGGTTCCAACACCAGATACAGCGGCTGTTCGCCAGTGGCTACAGCAGCAGTTTCAACCTGCCCTTACGTCTCGATCGACCGAGAAGCAAGTGACACCGGATGGTTGTCGGCTCAGGTTTCTAAGAAATACCCATCAGTCTACTCAAATTTCTGAGAAACGGAAGCCGTTAGCTGAAAAACTTTCACCGGAGGAACTCTCTATTTTTACGTGGTCGGTTCAGCGCACCACCTATTTGAAGGTGTTTCGATGGTCAGAGCAGTCTGTTGCACAGGAAGCTCAGCTTTTAGCGCAATTGACCCAAGAGCTACGATCGCAGTTTCCCCAACGCTATCCTGCACCGCCAACTTTGGATTTAACCAAGCAATCGATTTTTGAAGCACTGGCTCCGTACTATCCCAAAACCGCCAAATATTTTCGATCAATTCCCAATGGCGAATATGACCTGACACGAGTCTATTGGTGGGAACAGCGCTGGCGATCAGGAGTCCAGCAGCCGCAATCGCCCAAACAAGTCATTTTTAAGGCTGACGAGCGCAGCCCCGCCGATCGGCTTACACCCGTATCTTTGGATTCGTCCCATCTATACGATCTGATCTACATTGGCGGTGCCCTAGGTGTGATTCATGCGGCGGTGATGGCGCAGTTGGGCTATCGGGTGCTGCTAATTGAGCGGTTGCCCTTTGGGCGCATGAACCGAGAATGGAATATTTCGCGCCAAGAGTTTCAAACGTTGATTGACTTGGGATTATTTACCCCAGCCGAATTTGAAACTGTCATCGCCTGCGAATATGAAGACGGATTCAATAAATTTTTTGATGCCAACAATCCACCACAGGCAAAAGCGCCCGTATTACATACTCCTACAGTGTTAAATATTGCTCTAGATGCCGAGAAGCTCTTGCAGCTATGTGGCGAAAAGTTGCGATCGGCGGGGGGGGAAATTTGGGATGAAACCGAGTTTAACCAAGCAGAAACTAGCCCCAACAGCGTCACGGTAGAAACGGTGCATCTGCCTACCCAAACCACTCGCGTTGCCATTGGTCGCATTTTAGTAGACGCAATGGGAACTGCTTCGCCGATCGCCTGGCAACTCAATCATGGTCGAGCGTTTGACAGCGTTTGCCCTACTGTTGGGGCGGTGATTGATGGTGGATTCGAGCCGGGTGTTTGGGATTCGCGCTATGGGGATGTGCTCAACAGTCATGGCGACATTTCGCGAGGACGGCAATTAATTTGGGAACTGTTTCCCGGCAAAGGTGAAGAACTAACGTTTTATCTATTCCATTACCATCAGGTGCATCCAGATAATCCCGGTTCGCTGCTAGAAATGTACGAAGATTTCTTCACTATTCTGCCAGAGTACCGTCGCTGTGAGGTAGAGAAGCTGCGTTGGAAGAAGGCAACCTTTGGCTATATCCCTGGACATTTCAGCATTCGGGGCAACGATCGGCGCGTTGCCTTCGATCGATTGGTGGCCATAGGAGATGCGGCTTCGCTACAATCACCGCTGGTGTTTACCGGATTTGGTTCCTTGGTACGCAATTTGCCCCGCCTCACTGAATTGCTGGACACGGCCTTGCGACATAACTTGACCCAGGCTAAATACCTGAACCAAATTCGTGCCTATCAAAGTAACATTGCCGTCACTTGGCTATTCTCCAAAGGCATGATGGTTCCCACAGGGCGCACTCTGCCACCTGAGCGAGTGAATGCCATGTTGAATACATTCTTCGGCATTTTGGCCAGCGAGTCGCCGCAGGTGGCCGATCGCTTCATCAAAGACCGGGCGGGTTGGTTGCCCTTTAATCGTATGGCAATCAAAGCGGCGGCCAAAAACCCGGCGTTGCTGCTGTGGATTTGGGATATGGCCGGTAGGCGCGATCTAATTCGTTGGGTGGGTAGTTATATCAACTTTACCGTCAGTGCTATGATTAGCTGGCTGTTGCGCTGGCTACCGGATAGGGTGCGATCGCTGCAAACTTGGCTCGAACCTCGAAATCCAGCGCTGTGGTTCTGGTTGCTGTCCCAAAGTTATGCGCTGACGTATGGCGTTGGCAAGCCGCGCCCTGAGTGGATACAACATCAGCGCCAATGGCAATCCCCTGAGACACCGCCGATCGTGGCTAATCCAGTGACTAATCCAGTGGTTAATTCAACAATACAGTTGGAGGAGTAA
- a CDS encoding tRNA (cytidine(34)-2'-O)-methyltransferase gives MPQVVLVHPLIPPNTGNIARTCAATGTPLHLVGPLGFEISDRYLKRAGLDYWPYVNLHYHETLADFQAHHQTQGGRWIGFSTSGLCSYVKFQFRSDDWLLFGSETNGLPRDLLQTCDATVHIPMSQPQVRSLNLSVSVAIGLFEARRQLGYFA, from the coding sequence ATGCCGCAAGTTGTTTTAGTTCACCCCCTCATCCCTCCTAATACAGGAAATATTGCTCGAACCTGTGCTGCAACAGGTACTCCTTTGCATTTAGTTGGGCCCCTAGGATTCGAGATAAGCGATCGCTATCTGAAACGAGCCGGACTGGACTATTGGCCCTACGTTAATTTGCACTATCACGAGACATTGGCTGATTTTCAAGCGCATCACCAAACGCAAGGCGGACGCTGGATAGGGTTTAGCACTTCAGGATTGTGTAGTTATGTAAAGTTTCAGTTTCGCTCGGATGATTGGCTTTTGTTCGGCAGTGAAACCAATGGGCTGCCGCGTGACCTCTTGCAAACCTGTGATGCCACCGTGCACATTCCCATGAGTCAACCTCAAGTGCGCAGCTTGAATCTCTCGGTGAGTGTGGCGATCGGTCTCTTTGAAGCGCGTCGTCAACTTGGATATTTTGCTTGA
- a CDS encoding NB-ARC domain-containing protein, whose protein sequence is MKRLHWLLQQTDRVAITAIADMGGIGKTELALQYAHFHYEQQSYEGGVCWLRATAPDIGRQVVNFAKVQLQLELPKGLDLKQEVAFCWQQWRDGDVLILLDDVRDYDSIAPFLPPADRRFKVLITTRHRLGRSVQSLEIHVLTEAAALELLQELAGAARIQAELQGAKSLCAQLGYLPLGLELVGRFLAQKPDWSIAKLQQELIKKRLDARAFYRPEPAMTTSYESLAAVVELSWHELTPAAQRLSYWLSVFAPTPIPWNLVKVCLVTMDANDLKDVRDDE, encoded by the coding sequence TTGAAACGGCTGCATTGGCTATTGCAACAAACCGATCGCGTGGCAATTACCGCTATCGCCGATATGGGCGGCATCGGCAAAACTGAGTTGGCGTTGCAGTATGCCCACTTTCACTATGAGCAGCAATCGTATGAAGGGGGAGTGTGCTGGCTGCGGGCAACAGCACCAGACATTGGCAGACAAGTGGTGAACTTTGCCAAAGTCCAGTTACAGCTAGAACTGCCAAAGGGACTGGATTTAAAGCAAGAGGTGGCGTTTTGCTGGCAACAGTGGCGCGATGGCGATGTCCTGATACTGTTAGATGATGTCAGAGATTACGACTCGATCGCCCCGTTTCTCCCCCCCGCCGATCGCCGCTTCAAAGTGTTGATCACTACGCGCCATCGGTTGGGTCGATCGGTGCAGTCGTTGGAAATTCACGTTTTAACCGAAGCAGCCGCCCTAGAATTGTTGCAAGAGCTAGCAGGCGCAGCGCGAATTCAGGCAGAACTACAGGGAGCCAAATCCCTCTGTGCTCAATTGGGCTATTTGCCATTGGGATTGGAACTGGTGGGACGTTTTTTGGCGCAGAAACCGGATTGGTCGATCGCCAAACTACAGCAAGAATTAATTAAAAAACGCTTGGATGCCCGTGCTTTCTATCGACCCGAACCGGCCATGACCACTAGCTACGAAAGCCTGGCCGCTGTTGTCGAGTTGAGTTGGCATGAGTTAACTCCAGCCGCGCAACGGTTGAGCTATTGGCTGAGCGTGTTTGCCCCTACCCCAATTCCCTGGAACTTGGTAAAGGTCTGCCTTGTAACCATGGATGCTAATGACTTGAAAGATGTTCGCGATGATGAATAA
- a CDS encoding protein kinase domain-containing protein, with amino-acid sequence MGSILAGHYHVVRPLGSGGFGQTFLARDSHLPGQPLCVVKQFKPRLSASKSLAVAKRLFDLEAKTLYRLGNHDQIPRLLAHFEQDGEFYLVQEYVEGWSLEQEFDRQPRLSEAEVVELLQDILQVLAFVHEQQVIHRDIKPSNLIRRKHDRRIVLIDFGAVKQVSAHYDPSAGQSSITVAIGSPGYMPVEQQSSMPHFSSDVYAVGMVALQALTGINPKELPKDERSGEFSSESLGISLGLAQVLDKMVRYDYRYRYQDASEALKALASAFSTSGIDPSTTAALMALPSSTVLQPVPAVVDTHDQDETMPPKRAPQLVKSLAQFNRMPLTGKHDRRRKVAVASHSSATPLTRQEYRNRQALLTKVKHYWVRGVLDTSLHDQLLIVLGLEERPEAVTSPWNLAWQPHQQEMHTLPQGTPVISLFDQLGTGRTLLILGEPGAGKTTTLLQLARDLIDRAEQDVSQLIPVVLSLSSWTGTDQNIAAWLVEELNKKYQVPKKIAQPWVEQQQLLLLLDGLDEVQAEYRESCVQALNQFQQQYSTEMVVCSRLKDYEALSNRLDFQSAVYLRSLTQAQVDQYLDCLNADLSGLTTLLQDDPSLRELARSPLMLNIMVLAYQGVAAEDVTEILVIEERRRQLFNAYIQSMLQRRSDRRYSEVQAVDWLSWLAKQLMRQSQGVFFIEQMQPSWLQTVRQKRLYRFGVALSGVLMGVPFGIITGGFTNGILDGWRSGVVKGLMNALIFGVAFGVIAIVSKPDIETVETLKWSWREARKSLLLGLKNGIPLGLVAGFIFGLLSELNPGVTPSQINQQVSSGMFLGMLGGTCAGIVGGIIYGLTHGLRGSTIETKTIPNQGIWRTIKSAGLGGLMGGAIDAVVIMVIYGLILGWKLGALYGLSYGFFGGAIAGFIFGGGQACLKHFVLRSILYRNGYIPWNYARFLNYATEQAFLQQVGGGYIFIHRLLLEHFARIRS; translated from the coding sequence ATGGGTTCGATCTTAGCAGGGCATTACCACGTTGTTAGACCGTTGGGTAGTGGTGGATTTGGTCAGACATTTCTGGCGCGCGACAGCCACCTACCTGGACAGCCACTTTGTGTGGTGAAGCAATTTAAGCCAAGACTGAGTGCCTCCAAGTCGCTTGCGGTTGCCAAACGGTTGTTTGATCTAGAAGCGAAAACGCTGTATCGCTTGGGCAATCACGATCAAATTCCCCGTCTGTTGGCTCATTTTGAACAAGATGGCGAATTTTATTTAGTACAAGAATATGTTGAGGGCTGGTCGCTGGAACAGGAGTTCGATCGACAGCCGCGCCTTAGTGAAGCCGAGGTGGTGGAGCTACTGCAAGATATATTACAGGTGCTGGCGTTTGTCCATGAACAACAGGTGATTCACCGCGATATCAAACCCTCGAACCTGATTCGTCGCAAGCACGATCGCCGCATTGTTTTGATTGATTTTGGGGCCGTGAAGCAGGTTAGTGCCCACTATGATCCGAGCGCGGGACAGAGTAGCATTACGGTGGCGATTGGTTCTCCGGGATACATGCCTGTAGAGCAGCAATCGTCGATGCCCCATTTCAGCAGCGATGTCTATGCAGTAGGTATGGTAGCGCTCCAGGCGTTAACTGGTATCAACCCCAAAGAACTTCCTAAAGATGAGCGATCGGGCGAATTTAGCAGCGAGTCGTTGGGGATCAGTCTAGGATTAGCACAGGTGCTCGATAAAATGGTGCGCTATGACTATCGATACCGTTATCAAGATGCGTCGGAAGCGCTGAAAGCCTTGGCATCGGCCTTTTCTACGTCGGGGATCGATCCGTCTACCACCGCTGCTCTGATGGCGTTACCCTCTAGTACCGTGCTACAACCCGTACCCGCCGTCGTCGATACACATGACCAAGACGAAACGATGCCGCCGAAACGTGCACCGCAGTTGGTCAAGTCCTTAGCGCAGTTTAATCGAATGCCGCTGACTGGGAAGCACGATCGCCGCCGCAAAGTTGCCGTTGCTAGCCATTCTTCAGCTACCCCACTAACTCGGCAAGAATACCGCAATCGCCAAGCTCTGCTGACTAAGGTGAAGCACTACTGGGTACGGGGAGTTCTAGACACCTCGCTGCACGATCAGCTTCTAATTGTTCTGGGGTTAGAAGAACGCCCCGAGGCTGTCACCTCGCCTTGGAATTTGGCTTGGCAACCCCACCAACAAGAAATGCATACCCTGCCCCAGGGCACACCGGTCATTTCGTTGTTTGATCAGTTGGGAACGGGGCGCACGCTGCTAATCTTGGGAGAACCGGGGGCTGGTAAAACCACTACATTGCTGCAATTGGCGCGTGATTTAATCGATCGAGCAGAACAGGATGTTTCTCAACTAATTCCCGTAGTCCTGAGCCTCTCGTCCTGGACGGGCACAGATCAAAACATTGCGGCTTGGCTCGTGGAAGAACTCAACAAAAAATATCAAGTTCCAAAGAAAATTGCTCAACCTTGGGTGGAACAACAGCAGTTGTTGTTGCTGCTAGACGGGTTGGACGAAGTGCAGGCGGAATATCGAGAGTCCTGTGTGCAAGCGTTGAATCAGTTTCAGCAGCAATATAGCACTGAAATGGTGGTTTGTAGCCGCCTCAAAGATTATGAGGCGTTGTCCAATCGGCTCGATTTTCAAAGTGCTGTTTATTTGCGATCGCTGACCCAGGCCCAAGTTGATCAGTATCTCGATTGTTTAAATGCTGACCTTAGTGGCTTAACAACCCTGCTGCAAGACGATCCCTCCCTGCGGGAACTGGCCCGATCGCCGCTGATGCTCAACATAATGGTGTTGGCCTATCAGGGAGTGGCAGCTGAAGATGTCACGGAAATTTTGGTGATTGAAGAACGTCGTCGCCAGTTATTCAACGCCTACATTCAAAGCATGTTGCAACGGCGCAGCGATCGGCGCTACTCGGAGGTACAGGCAGTCGATTGGTTGTCGTGGTTGGCCAAGCAACTAATGCGGCAGTCGCAAGGAGTGTTTTTCATTGAGCAAATGCAGCCGTCTTGGTTGCAAACGGTTCGACAGAAGCGGCTATATCGTTTTGGCGTAGCGCTGTCTGGCGTGCTGATGGGAGTTCCTTTTGGCATCATCACGGGTGGGTTCACCAATGGCATTCTCGACGGTTGGCGCAGCGGAGTTGTCAAGGGGCTGATGAATGCGCTGATTTTTGGCGTGGCGTTTGGCGTAATTGCGATCGTCAGCAAACCAGATATTGAAACGGTGGAAACGCTAAAGTGGTCTTGGCGAGAAGCTCGAAAAAGCTTGCTACTGGGGCTGAAGAACGGCATTCCGTTGGGATTGGTGGCAGGATTCATTTTTGGCTTGCTCAGCGAATTGAATCCGGGAGTGACTCCATCGCAGATTAATCAGCAGGTTAGCAGCGGCATGTTTTTGGGAATGTTGGGTGGCACATGCGCGGGAATTGTTGGTGGTATTATCTATGGCTTAACGCATGGGCTGCGAGGTTCCACAATCGAAACTAAAACGATACCCAATCAAGGTATTTGGCGCACCATTAAAAGTGCTGGGCTGGGTGGCCTCATGGGTGGAGCAATTGATGCCGTTGTTATTATGGTGATTTATGGGCTTATCCTGGGCTGGAAGTTAGGCGCGCTCTACGGTCTCAGCTACGGCTTTTTTGGAGGCGCCATCGCCGGATTCATTTTTGGTGGTGGACAAGCTTGCCTTAAACATTTCGTACTGCGATCGATTTTGTATCGTAATGGCTATATCCCCTGGAACTATGCGCGATTCCTCAACTACGCGACGGAACAAGCTTTTCTCCAGCAAGTCGGGGGGGGCTATATCTTCATTCACCGTTTGCTATTAGAACACTTCGCCCGCATTCGCAGTTAA
- a CDS encoding photosystem II high light acclimation radical SAM protein, with the protein MNDRILYVRLPCNPIFPIGVVYLADHIHKLFPHIEQQIFDLGTVPPLDFAAALDRCIDQFRPTLLVFSWRDIQIFAPVGGRGGNPLQNAFEFQYARNPLKRLRGAFGGLRMVTAYLDELWRNLSLIKRGLKRAKRYCPTVKLVVGGGAVSVFYEQLNTMLPKGTIVSVGEGETLLERLVQGQDFSDQRCYVVGETTPRERMIHEQPTPFEKSACNYDYIAQIWPDLDYYIQDGDFYIGVQTKRGCPHNCCYCIYTVVEGKQVRINPADEVVKEMRQLYDRGVRNFWFTDAQFIPARRFMDDVVELLQKILADGMQDIHWAAYIRADNLTPELCDLMVKTGMNYFEIGITSGSQALVRKMRMGYNLRTVLQNCRDLKAAGFNDLVSVNYSFNVIDETFDTVRQTIAYHRELERIFGADKVEPAIFFIGLQPHTHLEEYAFKHNILKRGYNPLNIHLPWVAKKLLWNPEPLGSFFGEVCLQAWQRNPDDFGREVMQILEERLGVAELEDALNAPIETETKQLVRV; encoded by the coding sequence ATGAACGATCGCATCCTCTACGTCCGCCTGCCTTGCAATCCAATTTTTCCCATCGGGGTTGTTTATCTTGCCGATCATATTCATAAGCTTTTTCCACACATTGAGCAGCAGATTTTTGACTTGGGTACGGTTCCTCCTCTTGATTTTGCTGCTGCGCTCGATCGCTGTATTGATCAATTTCGCCCGACTCTGCTTGTATTTTCCTGGCGCGACATTCAAATTTTTGCCCCGGTGGGGGGGCGTGGTGGCAATCCGTTACAAAATGCGTTTGAGTTTCAATATGCTCGCAATCCCTTGAAGCGGCTGCGGGGAGCATTCGGCGGGCTGCGCATGGTGACAGCCTATCTCGATGAACTGTGGCGCAACCTCAGCTTGATTAAGCGAGGACTGAAGCGAGCCAAGCGCTATTGCCCAACGGTGAAACTTGTGGTTGGGGGCGGGGCAGTCAGCGTCTTTTATGAACAACTCAATACGATGCTGCCGAAGGGGACGATTGTGTCGGTGGGCGAAGGCGAGACGTTATTAGAGCGGTTGGTTCAGGGGCAAGATTTTTCCGATCAGCGCTGCTATGTGGTTGGCGAAACGACTCCTCGCGAGCGCATGATTCACGAACAGCCTACACCATTCGAGAAATCAGCTTGTAATTATGATTACATTGCCCAGATTTGGCCGGATTTAGACTACTACATCCAAGACGGTGACTTCTACATTGGGGTGCAAACGAAACGTGGCTGTCCCCATAACTGTTGTTACTGTATCTATACGGTTGTAGAAGGCAAACAAGTTCGGATTAATCCTGCCGATGAAGTGGTAAAGGAAATGCGCCAACTATACGATCGGGGAGTGCGTAATTTCTGGTTTACCGATGCTCAGTTTATTCCGGCACGGCGATTCATGGATGATGTGGTAGAACTGCTGCAAAAGATCTTGGCAGATGGAATGCAAGATATTCATTGGGCAGCTTATATCCGCGCTGACAATTTGACGCCAGAACTGTGCGACCTGATGGTGAAGACGGGCATGAATTATTTTGAGATTGGCATCACCAGTGGATCTCAAGCGTTAGTGCGAAAAATGCGCATGGGTTATAACTTACGTACCGTTTTGCAAAATTGCCGCGATCTCAAGGCTGCCGGATTCAACGATTTGGTGTCAGTTAACTACTCGTTCAATGTGATTGACGAAACCTTCGATACGGTGCGACAAACGATTGCTTACCATCGAGAACTAGAGCGAATTTTTGGAGCAGACAAGGTTGAGCCAGCCATTTTCTTCATTGGGCTACAGCCACACACCCATTTAGAAGAGTACGCCTTCAAACACAACATCTTGAAGCGCGGCTATAATCCCCTAAATATTCATCTGCCCTGGGTAGCGAAGAAGCTCTTGTGGAATCCAGAACCGCTTGGCTCTTTCTTCGGCGAGGTCTGTCTGCAAGCATGGCAGCGCAACCCTGATGATTTTGGTCGGGAGGTCATGCAAATTTTAGAAGAGCGCCTGGGAGTTGCAGAACTAGAAGATGCCCTCAACGCGCCGATCGAAACTGAGACAAAGCAATTAGTGCGAGTGTAA
- a CDS encoding LCCL domain-containing protein yields MKKDLAGWAAIIAAIAAVMTAIGAPVLFPDLVKRIFPESPTESALQTSQDNTPSASGPSSVDTSPLPHADSVPTSPSSTSPSMPAPVDTDIPLIRWSDTINGKLGLRGSIGQQFTFQCPPSRDPINRLYGTDIYTGHSSVCEAAVHAGVITQAEGGNVTIEVHGEQQAFTASQRSGVVSKGHGRYSSSFTIIR; encoded by the coding sequence TTGAAAAAGGACTTAGCTGGTTGGGCAGCAATCATAGCAGCGATCGCAGCAGTGATGACAGCGATCGGTGCGCCTGTTCTTTTCCCCGATTTGGTGAAACGAATATTCCCTGAATCTCCCACGGAATCTGCTTTACAGACTTCGCAAGACAATACGCCTTCCGCGTCGGGGCCCAGTTCTGTTGACACATCTCCACTCCCCCATGCTGATTCCGTTCCTACGTCTCCATCTTCAACGTCTCCTTCCATGCCTGCTCCTGTCGATACTGACATTCCTCTAATTCGCTGGAGTGATACTATCAACGGCAAGTTGGGTTTGCGAGGAAGTATAGGGCAGCAATTCACATTTCAATGCCCTCCCAGTAGAGACCCAATCAATCGCCTATACGGAACTGACATCTACACAGGGCATTCTAGTGTTTGTGAGGCGGCAGTTCATGCTGGCGTCATCACCCAAGCAGAAGGTGGGAACGTCACGATCGAAGTGCATGGCGAGCAGCAAGCCTTTACAGCCAGCCAGCGCTCTGGAGTGGTGAGTAAAGGACACGGTCGATACTCTTCCTCCTTCACCATCATTCGCTAA
- a CDS encoding DUF1830 domain-containing protein, producing MAQLFDPVPSDASDPILCCYVNATSKIQIVRITNIPNWYFERVVFPGQRLVFEAMPQAQLEVHCGMMASAILADTIPCDRLRLEAELEADLQLEVVADIPDCEVREPAVTTIE from the coding sequence ATGGCTCAACTCTTTGATCCCGTTCCGTCTGATGCGTCTGATCCCATTCTCTGTTGCTATGTCAATGCCACCAGCAAAATTCAAATCGTTCGAATCACCAATATTCCCAACTGGTATTTTGAGCGGGTGGTTTTTCCAGGACAACGGCTTGTGTTTGAAGCAATGCCCCAAGCTCAACTGGAAGTTCATTGCGGCATGATGGCCAGTGCCATTCTGGCAGACACCATTCCTTGCGATCGCTTGCGCCTAGAGGCAGAGCTTGAAGCGGATTTGCAATTAGAAGTGGTAGCAGACATTCCAGACTGTGAAGTTCGAGAACCAGCGGTAACCACGATCGAATAG